One genomic window of Acidobacteriota bacterium includes the following:
- a CDS encoding CDP-alcohol phosphatidyltransferase family protein — protein MNIRQILTAPNQLTLLRMIFLPFIVINLVGHHFVWALVLFVLAGLSDGLDGLLARTLHQQTQLGQYLDPIADKLLMSTMFLVLSIEYRALVPWKYTVVVFSRDISILLISGVLFMIAGLKDFRPSIFGKANTFAQVAAIFFTLLLLVMPVVWVDIARKTFLKATFLFTILSAVHYAFLVQHRLREHGHHSEPKT, from the coding sequence ATGAATATCCGCCAGATCCTGACTGCGCCCAATCAGCTGACGCTCTTGCGGATGATCTTCCTTCCATTCATCGTGATCAATCTTGTGGGCCATCACTTTGTGTGGGCACTGGTGCTCTTTGTCCTGGCAGGACTCAGTGATGGACTCGATGGATTGCTGGCACGCACGCTTCATCAGCAAACACAACTCGGCCAATATCTCGACCCGATCGCCGACAAGCTCTTGATGAGCACCATGTTTTTGGTGCTTTCCATCGAATACCGGGCACTGGTGCCGTGGAAATATACGGTCGTGGTGTTCAGCCGGGATATCTCGATTCTGCTGATCAGTGGCGTGCTCTTTATGATTGCCGGCCTAAAGGATTTTCGTCCCAGTATTTTCGGGAAGGCCAACACTTTTGCCCAGGTAGCCGCAATCTTCTTTACTCTGCTGCTCCTGGTGATGCCGGTGGTGTGGGTGGACATTGCGCGCAAGACTTTCTTGAAAGCTACTTTCTTGTTCACCATTCTGTCCGCCGTGCACTATGCGTTCCTGGTGCAGCATCGCTTACGAGAACATGGACACCACTCAGAGCCAAAGACGTAA
- a CDS encoding cysteine--tRNA ligase: MGLHLYNTLSAKVEEFQPLQPNRVRMYACGPTVYDYGHIGNFRTFIAVDLLYRFLRQSGYDVRYVMNITDVDDKIIRNAARDGVTVQQYTAKYEQAFLEDSNVLNIERPVLVRATEHIPQMAEFIGKLVEKGIAYRTEDGSYYFRIAKFPEYGKLSKKDFAGMEDGARVDVDEYEKDSARDFALWKAPKPGEASWDTAIGPGRPGWHIECSVMSMGELGPSFDLHAGGEDLIFPHHENEIAQSEALTCQPFARFWFHARFLLVEGEKMSKSLGNFFTIRDLVLKGHKPSSIRWLLTSVPYRNQLNFTFEGLKSAASSVEKLRNFRFRLTSAPLQDDANAAMAQLASETVERIKGALDDDLNTAQAQAAIFDMVRKANAALEAGEVRKNDVPLLLGALEKFDGVFSVLQDDDQQKMRAILDWAKSVGREQEASPELLAIAGSTQLSDDQVNQKIAEMEAARKSRNFKVSDTLRAELTAAGIIVENTKEGVRWRRK; the protein is encoded by the coding sequence ATGGGACTGCACCTCTACAACACACTCTCCGCAAAGGTCGAAGAATTCCAGCCATTGCAGCCCAACCGGGTCCGCATGTATGCGTGCGGGCCGACGGTTTACGACTACGGTCACATCGGAAACTTCCGGACATTCATCGCTGTCGATCTGCTGTACCGTTTTCTGCGGCAGAGCGGGTATGACGTCCGCTACGTGATGAACATTACCGATGTTGATGACAAAATCATCCGCAACGCAGCGCGCGATGGCGTGACCGTGCAGCAGTACACGGCGAAATACGAGCAGGCTTTTCTGGAAGACTCCAATGTCCTGAATATCGAGCGACCGGTGCTGGTGCGAGCGACGGAGCACATTCCTCAGATGGCGGAGTTCATTGGGAAACTCGTCGAAAAAGGTATTGCCTATCGCACGGAAGACGGCTCTTACTATTTCCGGATCGCGAAGTTTCCCGAGTACGGAAAGTTGTCGAAAAAAGATTTTGCCGGGATGGAAGACGGCGCGCGCGTGGATGTCGACGAATACGAAAAAGACAGCGCCCGTGACTTCGCGCTATGGAAAGCTCCGAAACCCGGCGAGGCTTCGTGGGATACGGCGATCGGACCGGGACGTCCGGGGTGGCACATTGAATGTTCCGTGATGTCGATGGGCGAACTCGGGCCGAGTTTCGATCTGCACGCTGGCGGCGAAGACTTGATTTTTCCGCATCACGAAAATGAAATTGCTCAGTCCGAGGCGCTCACCTGCCAGCCGTTTGCGCGTTTCTGGTTTCATGCACGCTTCTTGCTCGTCGAAGGCGAGAAGATGTCGAAGAGCCTGGGAAACTTTTTCACAATTCGCGATCTTGTGCTCAAGGGACACAAGCCGTCTTCGATTCGATGGCTGCTCACGTCAGTTCCCTATCGCAACCAGCTGAACTTCACGTTCGAAGGACTGAAATCGGCGGCCAGTTCGGTCGAGAAGTTGCGCAATTTTCGATTTCGCCTGACCAGCGCTCCTCTTCAAGACGACGCGAATGCAGCAATGGCGCAACTCGCGAGTGAAACGGTCGAAAGAATCAAAGGCGCGCTGGACGATGATCTGAATACTGCGCAGGCACAGGCTGCAATTTTTGACATGGTTCGGAAGGCAAATGCTGCCCTCGAAGCGGGCGAGGTTCGTAAAAATGATGTTCCGCTATTGCTCGGGGCACTCGAGAAATTTGATGGCGTGTTCAGCGTCCTGCAAGATGATGACCAACAAAAAATGAGAGCCATCCTGGATTGGGCGAAGAGCGTGGGTCGAGAGCAGGAGGCGAGTCCCGAATTGCTCGCCATCGCCGGCTCCACGCAACTTTCAGACGATCAGGTCAATCAGAAGATCGCCGAAATGGAAGCCGCTCGCAAGAGCCGCAACTTCAAAGTCTCCGACACACTTCGGGCGGAACTGACGGCGGCCGGCATCATCGTCGAGAACACGAAAGAAGGCGTGCGGTGGAGGCGGAAATGA
- the gatA gene encoding Asp-tRNA(Asn)/Glu-tRNA(Gln) amidotransferase subunit GatA, protein MPTVLTIDGIRNSIAERSTTATALAEEFYTRIKQEDPEIGAFLTLSKERAHVRAAKIDRIAEAGNPLPPLAGVPVAIKDVMVTRDVRTTAGSKILEKFIPPYDCTAVARMEAAGAVVLGKLNCDEFAMGSSNENSAYHPVHNPRDKSRVPGGSSGGSAAAVAASMAVVTLGSDTGGSIRQPASFCGVVGLKPTYGRVSRYGLIAFASSLDHIGPFANTVKEAALVLRTIAGRDPMDSTSADVPVPDYVAELEKPVKGLKVGIAKEYFGDGLDPEVRVAVETAIQKLADMECEIVPISLPHTEYAVPTYYIVATAEASSNLARYDGVRYGFRTHNARTLSDMYRQTRDGGFGMEVKRRIMLGTYVLSAGYYDAYYLKAQKVRTLITHDFDEAFKKVDVIAAPTCPTPAFRLGEKVNDPLAMYLADIYTVTANLAGIPGISVPCGESGEKLPIGLQLFGKHFDEATLLRVAHAYEQARGLL, encoded by the coding sequence ATGCCGACCGTCCTTACCATTGATGGTATCCGCAACTCAATTGCGGAACGCAGTACGACTGCGACCGCTTTGGCGGAGGAATTCTATACAAGGATCAAGCAGGAAGACCCCGAGATTGGCGCTTTCCTTACGCTTTCAAAAGAGCGCGCGCATGTCCGGGCCGCCAAGATCGACCGCATCGCCGAAGCAGGGAATCCGTTGCCGCCACTCGCCGGTGTTCCCGTCGCAATCAAAGATGTGATGGTCACCCGCGACGTGCGCACTACGGCTGGCTCAAAGATCCTGGAAAAATTCATCCCCCCTTATGACTGCACGGCAGTCGCTCGCATGGAAGCGGCGGGAGCGGTCGTGCTCGGCAAGCTCAACTGCGACGAGTTCGCCATGGGATCGTCCAACGAAAATTCGGCCTATCATCCCGTGCATAATCCGCGTGATAAAAGTCGCGTGCCCGGAGGATCGTCTGGAGGATCGGCCGCCGCCGTTGCCGCAAGCATGGCCGTGGTCACGCTCGGCTCCGACACCGGAGGCTCCATCCGGCAGCCCGCATCTTTTTGCGGAGTCGTCGGACTCAAGCCAACCTACGGGCGCGTTTCGCGTTACGGATTGATTGCATTCGCCTCTTCTCTCGACCATATCGGGCCCTTCGCGAATACCGTGAAAGAAGCGGCGCTGGTTTTGCGCACCATCGCGGGGCGCGATCCCATGGATTCGACGTCCGCTGACGTACCGGTGCCTGACTATGTGGCGGAACTGGAAAAGCCGGTCAAAGGCCTGAAAGTTGGAATTGCCAAGGAATATTTTGGCGACGGACTCGATCCCGAAGTTCGCGTTGCGGTCGAGACTGCGATTCAAAAGCTGGCGGACATGGAATGTGAGATTGTCCCCATCTCGTTGCCGCACACTGAATACGCGGTTCCCACGTATTACATTGTCGCGACCGCGGAGGCGTCCTCGAACCTGGCACGCTACGACGGTGTCCGCTATGGATTCCGAACACACAACGCTCGCACGCTCTCCGACATGTATCGACAGACGCGTGACGGCGGATTCGGGATGGAAGTGAAGCGCCGCATCATGCTGGGCACATACGTCCTCAGCGCGGGCTACTACGATGCCTATTACTTGAAGGCGCAGAAGGTCCGCACGTTAATAACTCACGATTTCGACGAGGCGTTCAAGAAGGTTGACGTGATTGCCGCGCCTACCTGTCCAACGCCGGCGTTTCGGTTGGGAGAAAAAGTGAATGATCCGCTGGCAATGTATCTCGCCGACATCTATACGGTGACGGCGAACCTTGCGGGGATTCCCGGGATTTCGGTGCCGTGCGGAGAGAGTGGCGAAAAGCTGCCCATCGGATTGCAATTGTTCGGGAAGCACTTTGACGAGGCGACGTTGTTGCGTGTTGCTCACGCGTACGAACAAGCCCGCGGCCTGTTATGA
- a CDS encoding cupin domain-containing protein — translation MELTRRKACLSLALLSQVSAWASQLPSLKSKTYRFEDLAVQKEKEAAYRDILEGRTHTGDYLEAHETVLEPNAMPHPPHRHAGEELFVISSGTLEVTIAGKPATLGPGSAFFIASNEEHSIRNIGSGPAQYFGITLGEKA, via the coding sequence ATGGAATTGACTCGAAGAAAAGCCTGTCTGTCGCTGGCACTGCTAAGCCAGGTATCGGCGTGGGCATCGCAATTGCCATCCTTGAAGTCGAAAACCTATCGCTTCGAAGATTTGGCGGTGCAGAAAGAAAAGGAAGCTGCGTACCGGGATATCCTCGAAGGCCGTACTCATACGGGCGACTACCTGGAAGCCCATGAGACAGTTCTCGAACCGAACGCCATGCCGCATCCGCCGCATCGCCATGCGGGCGAAGAACTGTTCGTGATCAGCTCCGGCACTCTGGAAGTGACGATCGCGGGAAAGCCGGCCACACTTGGCCCCGGATCAGCGTTTTTCATCGCGTCCAACGAGGAACACAGTATCCGCAATATCGGTAGCGGACCGGCGCAGTACTTTGGCATCACGCTCGGAGAAAAGGCGTAG
- the gatC gene encoding Asp-tRNA(Asn)/Glu-tRNA(Gln) amidotransferase subunit GatC: MKVTDKDVAYVADLANLELTADERTRMLHDLNSILEYIDRLSELNTEEIAPMAQVASSVGPHDTHAGHERPSSPMREDVRYGLRDSLPHETALKNAPETDGTFFEVPKVIER, translated from the coding sequence ATGAAAGTTACCGACAAAGACGTTGCCTACGTGGCTGATCTGGCCAACCTGGAACTCACGGCCGACGAACGTACGCGGATGCTCCACGATCTGAACTCCATCCTGGAATACATCGACCGTCTGAGTGAACTGAATACGGAGGAGATCGCGCCCATGGCGCAGGTTGCCAGCAGCGTTGGTCCGCACGATACCCACGCCGGCCACGAGCGTCCCAGCAGCCCGATGCGCGAGGACGTCCGGTACGGTCTGCGCGATTCACTCCCGCATGAAACCGCTTTGAAGAACGCTCCCGAGACCGACGGCACGTTCTTTGAAGTTCCTAAAGTGATCGAGAGGTAG
- a CDS encoding DUF721 domain-containing protein → MERTANRLETIVAKALHLAPSQESPLLAWPVACGSAVAERTRAIAFSDGILYVEVSDRGWRQELSSLAPRYLAVVNRYSASPVRRIEFVVKS, encoded by the coding sequence ATGGAACGCACCGCAAACCGCCTGGAAACTATCGTCGCCAAGGCCCTTCATTTGGCTCCCTCGCAAGAGAGTCCATTGCTTGCGTGGCCGGTAGCTTGCGGCAGTGCGGTCGCCGAACGGACACGAGCCATCGCATTTTCGGATGGAATTCTCTACGTAGAAGTGTCCGACCGGGGATGGCGTCAAGAATTGTCGTCGCTCGCCCCGCGCTACCTTGCGGTCGTCAATCGCTATTCCGCTTCGCCTGTGCGACGGATTGAATTTGTGGTTAAGAGTTAG
- a CDS encoding SET domain-containing protein-lysine N-methyltransferase, whose amino-acid sequence MALILRESRIHSCGCYTTAAIRKGTLVVEYIGERLSNEQADDLYDDVPMTYLFGLDSGKHVVDGYGVAAFINHSCQPNCETDIIAGHVWIIALRDIKSGEELTYDYCLFDGEDDAPCYCRMPRCRGSMYSAAHLRKIAKKRAKVAAAAAAVAL is encoded by the coding sequence ATGGCCCTCATCCTTCGTGAGTCTCGCATTCATTCCTGTGGTTGCTACACGACCGCTGCTATCCGTAAAGGCACTCTCGTCGTCGAGTACATCGGCGAACGCTTGAGCAACGAGCAGGCTGACGATCTTTATGATGACGTGCCCATGACGTATCTTTTCGGCCTTGATAGCGGGAAACACGTGGTCGATGGCTACGGAGTCGCCGCGTTTATCAACCATTCCTGTCAGCCCAATTGCGAGACCGACATCATTGCGGGACACGTTTGGATCATCGCTCTGCGCGACATCAAATCCGGAGAAGAGCTGACCTACGACTACTGCCTGTTTGACGGCGAAGACGATGCTCCGTGCTATTGCCGCATGCCAAGATGCCGGGGCAGCATGTACTCCGCGGCGCATCTGCGCAAGATCGCGAAGAAGCGCGCCAAGGTAGCCGCGGCTGCGGCCGCTGTCGCGTTGTAG
- a CDS encoding sulfurtransferase: protein MAHQHPPRFLKIVEDAKQRVRETNVDEIKARLDRHDKFVLVDVREDHEYDKDHLPGAVHLGRGIIERDIEGKYPDLATPLVLYCGGGFRSALAADNLQKMGYTNVLSMDGGIRDWREKAFPLESSK from the coding sequence ATGGCACATCAACATCCCCCACGGTTCTTGAAGATTGTCGAAGACGCGAAGCAGCGCGTGCGCGAGACCAATGTCGACGAGATCAAAGCGCGCCTTGATCGCCACGACAAATTTGTTCTGGTTGACGTCCGGGAAGATCACGAATATGACAAGGATCATCTGCCTGGGGCGGTCCACCTGGGTAGAGGGATCATCGAACGCGACATCGAAGGCAAGTATCCGGATCTCGCGACCCCGCTGGTGCTCTATTGCGGCGGCGGTTTCCGCTCGGCGCTGGCCGCTGACAACCTGCAGAAAATGGGTTACACCAACGTCCTCTCGATGGACGGCGGAATCCGCGACTGGCGAGAGAAAGCGTTTCCACTCGAATCATCGAAGTAA
- a CDS encoding heme lyase CcmF/NrfE family subunit: MSQIGSFALLLALGLSSYSFLAGLVALFGRDAGSMRLGETARRAGIAAFGAVLLAATVLVTAAFRDDFSIAYIFHHSNRDLPGAYKFAVLWSGQEGSLLFWSLLLAGYGFVLRLRYKTDQRLFAHASVVIAAVQVFFLLILNFAAHPFGIIEGTLPQDGTGLNPLLQYPEMVIHPPMLYLGYVGFTVPFAFALGALIMKYPGEKWIQITRRWTMVTWCFLTIGVFLGAHWAYAVLGWGGYWGWDPVENASLMPWLTGTAFLHSVMMQEKRGMLKVWNMWLIFGTFLLSLLGTFLTRSGVISSVHAFAQSSIGDWFIVFMALTLATCMFFFVKNKSHLKSEHKLESLVSRESSFLFNNLLLLVACFTVLWGTFFPILSEWVQGHKVTVGAPFFNRVAVPVALLLLLLTAVGPLLAWRKTSVDSLKRNFLLPAIGSVAVGVAMIIFGVRPWEDPSFFYATMAAVLSMLVIFTVISEFIRGGRVIAGKSDMNLFSAMATLWHRNTRRYGGYVVHFGVALVVIGILGTPFNKEVEKEMGFNDKILIGPYTLVCQSYTQDDNPNYGNEWAIINVFRGGKQITTMYPERRFYKSSGQPQTLPRIYPSFKEDFLLVTDLYLVYEGINETTGRPIIKAHVNPMVPWIWTGLIVMVFGTILALVPNASTVRVAAPVPVRSPATVGAGD; the protein is encoded by the coding sequence ATGTCTCAGATTGGAAGCTTTGCGCTCCTGTTGGCGCTGGGGCTTAGTTCGTATTCATTCCTCGCCGGTCTTGTAGCTTTGTTTGGCCGCGACGCCGGATCGATGCGCCTGGGTGAAACCGCCCGCAGGGCTGGGATTGCCGCATTTGGCGCCGTCCTGCTGGCAGCGACTGTTCTGGTCACGGCCGCGTTTCGCGACGACTTCTCGATCGCCTACATTTTCCATCACAGCAATCGCGACCTCCCGGGCGCTTACAAGTTCGCCGTGCTCTGGTCTGGACAAGAAGGGTCGTTGCTGTTCTGGTCGCTGCTCTTAGCCGGATATGGATTCGTCCTGCGCCTGCGCTACAAGACCGACCAGCGTCTGTTCGCGCACGCCTCCGTCGTGATTGCGGCAGTGCAAGTCTTCTTCCTGCTGATTCTGAATTTCGCGGCGCACCCATTCGGCATTATCGAAGGCACTCTCCCGCAGGACGGCACTGGATTGAATCCCCTGCTGCAGTATCCGGAGATGGTGATCCATCCTCCCATGCTGTATCTCGGATACGTCGGATTCACGGTTCCCTTCGCGTTCGCGCTGGGTGCGCTGATCATGAAGTATCCCGGCGAAAAGTGGATTCAGATCACGCGCCGCTGGACCATGGTGACGTGGTGCTTCCTGACGATCGGAGTTTTTCTCGGCGCGCACTGGGCCTACGCCGTGCTTGGCTGGGGCGGTTACTGGGGATGGGATCCAGTGGAAAATGCCTCTCTCATGCCCTGGCTGACCGGCACCGCCTTTCTGCATTCGGTGATGATGCAGGAAAAACGCGGCATGCTGAAAGTCTGGAACATGTGGCTGATTTTCGGCACATTCCTGCTGTCGTTGCTCGGCACTTTCCTGACGCGCTCGGGCGTCATCAGTTCGGTGCATGCGTTCGCGCAGTCCTCGATCGGCGACTGGTTCATTGTCTTCATGGCCCTGACCCTCGCCACCTGCATGTTCTTTTTCGTGAAGAACAAGTCGCATTTGAAGAGCGAGCACAAACTGGAATCGCTGGTCTCGCGCGAATCAAGCTTTCTATTTAACAATCTGCTGTTGCTGGTGGCCTGCTTCACGGTGCTTTGGGGAACGTTTTTCCCGATCCTGTCGGAGTGGGTGCAAGGCCATAAAGTCACGGTCGGAGCGCCATTTTTCAATCGCGTCGCGGTTCCGGTGGCGTTGTTACTGTTGCTGCTGACTGCGGTCGGCCCTCTGCTGGCATGGCGCAAAACATCGGTCGACAGTCTCAAACGAAATTTTCTCCTTCCCGCGATTGGATCGGTGGCAGTCGGCGTCGCGATGATTATCTTCGGCGTTCGCCCCTGGGAAGATCCTTCCTTCTTCTACGCAACCATGGCGGCCGTGCTCTCGATGCTGGTGATCTTCACGGTCATCTCTGAGTTCATTCGCGGAGGAAGGGTCATCGCTGGCAAGAGCGATATGAATTTATTTTCCGCGATGGCTACTCTCTGGCATCGCAACACCCGCCGCTACGGCGGATATGTGGTGCATTTCGGCGTGGCACTGGTGGTGATCGGAATTCTCGGCACTCCCTTCAACAAGGAAGTCGAGAAGGAGATGGGATTCAACGACAAGATTTTAATCGGTCCTTACACGCTGGTCTGCCAGTCCTATACGCAGGACGACAATCCCAACTACGGGAATGAGTGGGCAATCATCAACGTGTTCCGCGGCGGCAAGCAGATCACGACCATGTATCCCGAGCGCCGCTTCTACAAATCCAGCGGACAGCCGCAGACCCTACCCAGAATTTATCCCAGCTTCAAGGAAGACTTCCTGCTGGTGACCGACCTGTACCTCGTCTATGAAGGCATCAACGAAACGACGGGGCGACCGATTATCAAAGCGCACGTCAACCCGATGGTGCCGTGGATCTGGACGGGATTGATCGTGATGGTGTTTGGGACAATCCTCGCGCTGGTGCCGAATGCGTCGACTGTGCGCGTGGCCGCGCCCGTTCCAGTACGATCGCCTGCGACGGTAGGAGCGGGTGACTGA
- a CDS encoding cytochrome c-type biogenesis protein CcmH — protein MKPSSLIRRIAQLAVVTLAIFLFMGAGDDARFNKLGHSMMCTCGCGQVLLECNHVGCQSSDKMRNELLAALDRGDNNDLILQGFVQNYGPTVIAAPTATGFNQVAWIMPFVALALGITFVVMVVRAWKNKPSPALADGIVIPHGGELDDFKRRARQETDL, from the coding sequence ATGAAACCTTCATCACTCATTCGGCGAATCGCGCAACTTGCCGTTGTAACCCTGGCGATCTTTCTCTTTATGGGCGCCGGCGACGATGCCCGGTTCAACAAACTGGGCCACAGCATGATGTGCACATGCGGATGCGGACAGGTACTCCTCGAGTGCAACCACGTGGGCTGCCAGTCGTCGGACAAGATGCGCAACGAATTGCTGGCGGCGCTGGACCGCGGCGACAATAACGATCTGATCCTGCAAGGCTTCGTCCAGAACTACGGTCCGACGGTGATTGCCGCTCCGACCGCTACCGGATTCAATCAGGTTGCATGGATCATGCCCTTCGTCGCTTTAGCTTTGGGCATTACGTTTGTCGTCATGGTGGTGCGCGCGTGGAAGAACAAGCCTTCACCCGCGCTGGCCGATGGCATCGTGATTCCGCACGGCGGCGAGCTGGATGATTTCAAGCGCCGGGCTCGACAGGAGACCGACCTATGA
- the htpX gene encoding zinc metalloprotease HtpX: MGNTFKTAFLLTAMTLLLMFAGRAFGGQRGMLMALIFAAVMNFVSYFFSDKIALAMYRAQPISREQLPRVYNIVERLAQKVGLPMPKVYLIPNDSPNAFATGRNPNHASVAVTQGILGLLSDDELEGVLAHELGHVRNRDILISSVAATIAGAITYLAHIAQWGMIFGGYGGDRNERRGGGGLAGLLMIFLAPLAASLIQLAVSRSREYSADETGAHWTGNPYALASALAKIDAYSRRMPLTATASTAHLFIIAPFLGGVNFGSLFSTHPPTAKRIERLTGRPAEFTQ, encoded by the coding sequence ATGGGTAACACCTTTAAAACCGCATTTCTTTTGACCGCAATGACGCTGTTGCTGATGTTTGCGGGCCGTGCTTTTGGCGGCCAACGCGGCATGCTGATGGCGCTGATCTTTGCCGCCGTCATGAATTTTGTTTCGTACTTCTTCTCCGACAAGATTGCACTGGCGATGTACCGGGCGCAGCCGATCTCGCGCGAGCAATTGCCACGCGTCTACAACATTGTGGAACGGCTGGCGCAAAAAGTCGGCTTGCCGATGCCCAAGGTCTACTTGATCCCGAACGATTCTCCGAACGCTTTCGCCACGGGACGCAATCCGAATCATGCGTCGGTCGCGGTCACGCAAGGAATCCTCGGATTGCTCAGCGATGACGAACTGGAAGGCGTCCTGGCACACGAACTGGGGCACGTTCGGAATCGTGACATCCTGATCAGTTCGGTCGCCGCCACCATCGCGGGCGCAATCACCTACCTTGCCCACATCGCGCAGTGGGGAATGATTTTTGGCGGTTACGGCGGGGATCGCAACGAACGCCGCGGAGGTGGAGGCCTGGCCGGGCTATTGATGATCTTCCTGGCTCCGCTCGCTGCCAGCCTGATTCAGCTCGCCGTCTCACGCTCGCGTGAGTATTCCGCTGACGAGACTGGTGCGCATTGGACGGGCAATCCGTACGCTCTGGCGAGCGCCCTGGCCAAGATCGACGCCTACTCTCGCCGCATGCCGCTGACAGCGACCGCGTCGACCGCGCACCTGTTCATCATCGCCCCATTCCTGGGTGGAGTGAATTTTGGCAGCCTGTTCTCGACCCATCCTCCGACCGCCAAGCGCATCGAGCGGCTGACGGGGCGGCCAGCGGAATTTACTCAGTAA
- a CDS encoding MoxR family ATPase: MAPQTMVATSRRAADLERALRSVIRGQDEVLRLALVSIFAKGHLLIEGAPGVGKTTLGQSLARAIDCTFQRVQFTSDMLPSDVLGISIYSAIEQKFEFKRGPVFANVLLADEINRTTPKTQSALLEAMNEGQVTMDAFSYPLPQPFLVIATQNPIEHHGTYPLPESQLDRFLMRVRMGYPEGDTEREILRSEAGTSKLEQLRPVLNAADVLEIQQAVRQVHVDEALITYALAIVRKTRESDHLSLGVSPRGSQMFYHAAQAMAFLDGRDYCTPEDFKPLAVAILAHRVVVSSLYASTLKKSEQAEQVIREIVESVPVPV, from the coding sequence ATGGCTCCCCAAACAATGGTAGCGACATCCCGCCGCGCGGCGGATCTGGAACGTGCTTTGCGCAGCGTGATTCGCGGGCAGGACGAGGTTCTCCGCCTGGCCCTGGTCTCGATTTTCGCCAAGGGTCATCTGCTCATTGAAGGGGCTCCGGGAGTTGGCAAGACCACGCTCGGACAGTCGCTTGCACGGGCCATTGATTGCACTTTTCAGCGCGTCCAGTTCACCAGCGATATGTTGCCGTCCGACGTGCTGGGGATTTCGATTTACTCTGCGATCGAACAGAAATTCGAATTCAAACGCGGGCCAGTTTTTGCCAACGTGCTGCTGGCCGATGAAATCAATCGCACCACGCCCAAGACGCAGTCTGCACTGCTCGAAGCGATGAACGAAGGGCAAGTTACGATGGACGCTTTTTCGTATCCCCTGCCCCAACCGTTTCTCGTGATCGCGACGCAGAATCCGATCGAGCACCACGGGACTTATCCCCTGCCGGAATCGCAACTCGACCGTTTTCTGATGCGGGTGCGCATGGGATATCCCGAGGGCGACACCGAGCGCGAAATCCTGCGCTCCGAGGCGGGCACATCAAAACTCGAACAATTGCGCCCCGTGCTCAATGCAGCCGACGTGCTTGAGATTCAGCAGGCCGTCCGTCAAGTACACGTGGACGAAGCGCTCATCACGTATGCGCTCGCGATCGTGCGCAAGACGCGCGAGTCCGATCATCTTTCATTGGGCGTATCGCCGCGCGGATCGCAGATGTTCTACCACGCCGCCCAGGCGATGGCCTTCCTCGACGGCCGCGATTACTGCACTCCAGAAGACTTCAAGCCGCTCGCAGTCGCGATCCTGGCCCACCGCGTGGTGGTCAGTTCTCTCTATGCTTCGACACTGAAGAAGTCAGAACAGGCCGAGCAGGTCATCCGCGAGATTGTGGAGAGCGTGCCGGTGCCGGTGTAG